From Echinicola jeungdonensis, the proteins below share one genomic window:
- a CDS encoding TIM barrel protein translates to MRIDNQKIKQLNDQALPDHRESFDHLSKVLNKKNIDVNRAVEKLKEFQVAIPSWALGTGGTRFGRFSGGGEPRSLEEKIGDVGLLHQLSQSAGAISLHIPWDIPEDVEAIKSLAASHNLLFDAVNSNTFQDQPDQELSYKFGSLCHVDKAVRQQAIDHNLEVIKYGDALGSKSLTVWLADGSSFPGQLNFKKAFQRTLDSLQQIYAGMPSDWKMFVEYKPYEPNFYSTVIQDWGSSHMLADKLGDRAYSLVDLGHHLPNTNIEQIVATLMMVGKLGGFHFNDSKYGDDDVTVGSLKPYQLFLIFNELVDGMEDPSSNNPYPAWMIDASHNLKDPLEDLLQSLEAIRVAYAQALLVDRKALEEARENNDPTLAQEILQGAYRTDVRPLLAEARLQAEGALDPVAAFRALNVRKELIAARGEKTVSTGL, encoded by the coding sequence TAAGCAAAGTACTTAATAAGAAAAATATTGATGTAAACCGTGCCGTTGAAAAACTGAAAGAATTCCAGGTGGCCATCCCAAGTTGGGCTTTGGGTACCGGAGGTACACGGTTTGGTAGATTTTCAGGTGGGGGCGAACCTCGTTCCCTTGAAGAAAAAATCGGAGATGTTGGCTTGCTTCACCAATTGAGCCAGTCTGCCGGAGCGATTTCCCTTCATATTCCATGGGACATTCCTGAAGATGTGGAGGCGATCAAAAGCTTGGCAGCTTCTCATAACCTGCTTTTTGATGCAGTAAACTCCAATACTTTCCAGGATCAGCCTGATCAGGAACTATCCTACAAGTTTGGTTCACTTTGCCATGTGGATAAAGCCGTTAGACAACAGGCCATCGACCACAACCTGGAAGTGATCAAATATGGGGATGCATTGGGATCTAAATCTTTGACCGTTTGGCTGGCAGATGGTTCTTCTTTCCCTGGACAGTTGAACTTCAAGAAAGCTTTCCAACGAACTTTGGATTCCCTTCAGCAGATTTATGCGGGCATGCCTTCCGACTGGAAAATGTTTGTGGAATACAAGCCCTATGAGCCTAATTTCTATTCCACAGTAATCCAGGATTGGGGTTCTTCCCATATGTTGGCTGATAAATTGGGGGATAGGGCTTATAGCCTTGTTGACCTTGGCCACCACCTGCCAAACACCAATATCGAGCAGATTGTAGCTACTTTGATGATGGTGGGCAAGTTGGGTGGTTTCCACTTCAATGATTCCAAATATGGGGATGATGATGTGACCGTAGGTTCTTTGAAGCCTTACCAGTTGTTCCTGATCTTCAATGAGCTGGTAGATGGTATGGAAGATCCTTCTTCTAACAATCCTTATCCAGCCTGGATGATTGATGCCAGCCATAACCTGAAAGATCCATTGGAGGACTTGTTGCAATCTTTGGAAGCCATTAGGGTGGCTTATGCCCAGGCTTTATTGGTGGACAGGAAAGCCTTGGAAGAAGCAAGGGAAAATAATGATCCTACTTTGGCCCAGGAAATTCTTCAAGGAGCATACAGGACAGATGTAAGACCACTTTTGGCAGAAGCAAGACTTCAGGCCGAGGGTGCTTTGGATCCTGTTGCCGCTTTCAGAGCATTGAATGTAAGAAAAGAGTTGATTGCAGCCAGAGGGGAAAAAACCGTTTCTACCGGTCTGTAA
- a CDS encoding FGGY-family carbohydrate kinase, which yields MMPLPVIAIFDIGKTNKKFFLFDENMNEIKQEYNKIPLTQDEDGFECDNLEVLATWIKSTIDSICQSPDYKLLGVNFSTYGASFVHLGEDGKPLTPLYNYLKEIPQEIIEEFYRKYPEETNNLETASPSLGMLNSGLQLYWLKKAKPEVFKKIKHSLHFPQYLSYLFTGKAVSEPTSIGCHTRLWDFAKKDYHQWVKDEGIDKILPEIVPTTQIFKSQLCDREVNIGVGIHDSSSALASYLVRVNEPFLLISTGTWSIALNPFTEENLTLDELRNDCLNFLSIEGNPVKASRFFLGYELNYQKARINKIFNKPDQYYKSIKANPEILEKIKSGSIKSTFYPEHIAPIPMVEDLFKGNEWKPEEFENYDEAYHHLIWGLTLLQVESVKLAKGNSNIKKIFVDGGFVHNEIFMDLLHFYLPDFEWVFSDFPLGSAYGAALVLEQGEKKRVGI from the coding sequence ATGATGCCATTACCGGTAATAGCCATATTTGACATAGGAAAGACCAATAAGAAATTCTTCTTGTTTGATGAAAATATGAATGAAATCAAGCAGGAATACAACAAAATCCCATTGACTCAAGATGAAGATGGATTTGAGTGCGATAATTTGGAGGTTTTGGCCACTTGGATCAAAAGCACCATTGACAGCATCTGCCAATCTCCGGATTACAAGCTGTTGGGAGTGAATTTCTCCACCTATGGGGCTTCTTTTGTACACCTGGGAGAGGATGGGAAACCATTAACTCCACTTTACAATTACTTGAAAGAAATTCCTCAGGAAATCATTGAGGAATTTTATCGGAAATACCCTGAAGAAACCAATAACCTGGAAACAGCCTCCCCCTCTTTGGGCATGCTCAATTCAGGCTTGCAACTGTATTGGTTGAAAAAGGCCAAGCCAGAGGTATTCAAAAAAATTAAACATTCCCTGCATTTCCCCCAGTATTTGAGTTACCTGTTTACCGGAAAAGCAGTGAGTGAACCCACTTCCATTGGCTGTCATACCCGTCTATGGGACTTTGCCAAAAAGGATTACCATCAGTGGGTGAAGGACGAGGGCATCGACAAAATATTGCCGGAAATTGTCCCCACCACCCAGATTTTTAAAAGCCAACTTTGTGACCGTGAGGTCAATATTGGCGTAGGCATCCATGACAGCTCCTCTGCTTTGGCCTCCTATTTGGTAAGGGTGAATGAACCATTTTTGCTGATTTCCACGGGTACCTGGAGCATTGCTTTGAACCCCTTTACAGAGGAAAACCTAACTTTGGATGAACTACGTAATGACTGCCTGAACTTCCTGAGCATTGAAGGTAATCCAGTAAAGGCATCTCGTTTTTTCTTGGGTTATGAGTTAAATTACCAAAAGGCCCGGATCAATAAAATCTTTAATAAACCCGACCAATATTACAAAAGCATAAAAGCCAATCCTGAAATCTTGGAAAAGATAAAGTCAGGAAGCATTAAGAGTACTTTCTATCCCGAGCATATCGCTCCTATTCCAATGGTTGAAGACCTATTTAAAGGTAATGAATGGAAACCTGAGGAATTTGAAAACTATGATGAAGCTTATCACCATTTGATATGGGGATTAACCTTATTGCAGGTGGAATCTGTGAAACTTGCCAAAGGAAATTCCAATATCAAGAAGATTTTTGTGGATGGTGGATTTGTGCATAATGAAATATTTATGGACCTTTTGCATTTTTATCTGCCTGACTTTGAATGGGTGTTCTCTGATTTTCCATTGGGCTCTGCCTATGGAGCTGCTTTGGTCCTTGAGCAAGGCGAAAAGAAGAGGGTAGGCATCTAA
- a CDS encoding Gfo/Idh/MocA family protein gives MNHQKNSSSRRAFLKNAGILTTSSIFLSPIAQALSLREDPTKKLRIALVGTGIRGTSMFGKSLMEEYPNDIEFVGLSDINEGRLAYGKSYIGADCPTFVNFDQMMKEVKPDTLIVTTVDSTHHEFIIKGLEYGAHVITEKPMTTDEVKCQAILDAERKTGKKVIVTFNYRYSPHRQKIYELIHSGEIGTVTSVDFHWYLDTNHGASYFRRWHGYRDKGGTLLVHKSTHHFDLLNWWLDSDPEEVFAYGKLEFYGKNGPFRHSNCRPCPHKGKCDFYWDITQSERLMDLYVDNEEYDGYLRDGCVYREDIDIYDKMAVQIKYMNDVQVSYSLTTYSPYEGYRIAFNGTEGRLEAWIKERQPWEEPKQDELRLTKNFDGTQVITIPHQEGGHGGGDTRLKDKLFKDPNMPDPWHQSAGTRDGAMSILIGIAARKSIEMQKPIKVADLVDIELQAKRPKS, from the coding sequence ATGAACCATCAAAAGAATAGTTCCTCCCGGCGGGCTTTTTTAAAAAATGCCGGAATCCTTACCACAAGTTCAATTTTCCTCTCTCCTATTGCCCAGGCACTTTCCTTAAGGGAAGATCCCACCAAAAAACTAAGGATTGCACTGGTGGGCACTGGCATCCGGGGTACCAGCATGTTTGGAAAAAGCCTGATGGAAGAATATCCCAATGATATTGAATTTGTCGGATTGTCGGATATCAATGAAGGCCGCCTGGCCTATGGGAAATCCTATATCGGTGCCGATTGTCCGACTTTTGTGAACTTTGACCAGATGATGAAGGAGGTCAAGCCTGACACCCTGATCGTCACCACGGTTGACAGCACCCACCATGAATTTATCATCAAAGGGCTGGAATATGGTGCCCATGTAATCACGGAAAAACCCATGACTACGGATGAAGTGAAATGTCAGGCCATTCTGGATGCAGAAAGAAAAACAGGCAAAAAAGTGATTGTCACCTTCAATTACCGCTACAGCCCTCACCGCCAAAAAATTTATGAGCTGATACATTCCGGGGAAATCGGGACGGTGACTTCAGTGGATTTCCACTGGTACCTGGACACCAACCATGGCGCTTCCTATTTTAGAAGATGGCATGGTTACCGGGATAAGGGAGGCACCTTGCTGGTCCATAAGTCCACCCACCATTTTGACCTTTTGAATTGGTGGCTAGATTCGGACCCTGAGGAGGTTTTTGCCTATGGGAAACTAGAGTTTTACGGAAAAAATGGCCCATTTAGACATAGCAATTGCAGGCCCTGCCCTCATAAAGGAAAATGTGATTTTTATTGGGACATTACCCAAAGCGAGCGATTGATGGATTTATATGTGGACAATGAAGAATACGACGGCTACTTAAGGGATGGCTGTGTTTACAGGGAAGATATCGACATTTATGATAAAATGGCCGTGCAGATCAAGTATATGAATGATGTACAGGTCAGCTATTCACTCACAACTTATTCTCCATATGAAGGTTACCGCATTGCCTTTAATGGCACCGAAGGCAGGCTGGAAGCCTGGATCAAGGAAAGACAACCCTGGGAAGAGCCAAAACAGGATGAACTCCGCTTAACCAAAAATTTTGATGGAACACAGGTTATCACCATTCCCCATCAGGAAGGAGGCCATGGGGGAGGTGATACCCGGCTTAAAGACAAACTCTTCAAAGATCCCAATATGCCGGATCCCTGGCATCAATCTGCAGGTACAAGGGATGGGGCCATGTCCATATTGATTGGCATTGCTGCCAGAAAAAGCATAGAAATGCAAAAACCGATAAAGGTGGCAGATCTGGTGGATATTGAGCTTCAGGCTAAAAGACCAAAGTCATAG
- a CDS encoding gluconate 2-dehydrogenase subunit 3 family protein, protein MNRRENLKLLFTGSLASGFLFAPGCGPEAPKEKIHTPKIDENTRWGRTPEELARNAALKSETFFTPEERKKLDYLVDVIIPKDEVSGSATEAGVTEFIEFMVKDISDYQTPMRGGLMWLDAESVDRFGKPFMEADEKEKLQIIDEIAFPDKAPSSMEGGVRFFNTLRNLTATGFFTSQMGFEDLGYQGNRPNVWNGVPNHILSKHGFQYEKKYLPIYLDPEKRGLIAQWDEDGNLIG, encoded by the coding sequence ATGAACAGGAGAGAAAACTTAAAATTATTGTTCACCGGTTCGTTGGCTTCGGGCTTTTTATTTGCCCCTGGTTGTGGACCTGAAGCCCCAAAAGAAAAAATCCACACCCCAAAAATCGATGAGAATACCCGCTGGGGAAGAACACCTGAGGAACTGGCCAGAAATGCGGCCTTAAAATCGGAAACTTTTTTCACTCCCGAAGAGCGGAAGAAACTGGATTACCTGGTTGATGTAATCATTCCAAAAGATGAGGTTTCTGGAAGTGCTACTGAGGCCGGGGTAACGGAATTTATTGAATTTATGGTCAAGGATATTTCCGATTACCAAACCCCCATGAGAGGTGGGTTGATGTGGCTGGATGCTGAATCTGTGGACCGGTTTGGAAAACCATTTATGGAGGCCGATGAAAAAGAGAAGTTGCAAATCATCGATGAAATAGCCTTCCCTGATAAAGCCCCCTCCAGCATGGAAGGAGGAGTCCGCTTTTTCAATACTTTGAGAAACCTCACGGCCACCGGTTTTTTCACTTCCCAAATGGGCTTTGAGGATTTGGGATACCAGGGCAACCGCCCCAATGTTTGGAACGGAGTTCCTAATCATATTCTTTCCAAACACGGCTTTCAGTATGAAAAAAAATACCTCCCCATTTATCTGGACCCTGAAAAAAGAGGCCTAATTGCCCAATGGGATGAGGACGGAAATTTAATTGGTTAG
- a CDS encoding GMC oxidoreductase, whose amino-acid sequence MSLQIKSSQEAYDVIIVGSGAGGGMASKILSEAGFSVAVVEAGGDFDPAKEEDRTQLRNPWESPRRGAGTRLRPFGDFDAAIGGWDIEGEPYTTTSGTKFDWFRSRMVGGRTNHWGRISLRFGPHDFKRKDIDGLGDNWPIGYNDLKPYYDKVDQLIGVFGSKEGIFNEPDGFFLPPPKPRLHELFIKKGADKVNIPVIPSRLSILTRPISNDRGVCFFCRQCNRGCQAYADFSSGTCLVKPAMKKGKVDLFTYAMVRKVTTNERGLATGVSYISKVDMKEYKLRSRVVVLGASACESARIMLNSKSKTHPNGLGNGSGVVGRYLHDSTGADRMAILPDLFDREKYNEDGVGGMHVYTPWWLDNKKLDFARGYHIEYWGGMGMPGYGFGFGMDTVRQYIKDEFGNPSPNGGYGKGLKKDIRRYFGTLVGMSGRGECIPRYENYCEIDTNTVDKYGIPVLKFNYSWSDQEILQAKHMQETFEEILTNSGAILLGQKAGPESQYGLHAPGRIIHEVGTTRMGKDPGTSVLNSHCQAHECNNLFVVDGGPFVSQADKNPTWTILALAWRTSDHIISEIKKKNI is encoded by the coding sequence ATGAGTTTGCAAATCAAATCTTCCCAGGAAGCTTATGATGTGATTATTGTAGGATCGGGAGCAGGAGGCGGAATGGCCTCCAAAATTTTATCGGAAGCTGGATTTTCTGTGGCAGTAGTAGAAGCAGGTGGGGACTTTGACCCGGCCAAAGAAGAGGACAGGACACAATTGCGTAATCCCTGGGAATCCCCGAGGAGGGGAGCAGGAACCAGGTTAAGGCCTTTTGGGGATTTTGATGCAGCCATAGGAGGATGGGACATTGAAGGGGAGCCTTATACGACCACCTCAGGTACTAAATTTGATTGGTTCAGGTCCCGGATGGTAGGAGGCCGCACCAATCATTGGGGAAGAATCTCCCTACGGTTTGGCCCCCATGATTTTAAACGAAAAGACATCGATGGGCTGGGGGACAATTGGCCCATAGGTTATAATGACCTAAAACCTTATTATGACAAGGTAGATCAACTCATAGGGGTATTTGGATCCAAGGAGGGAATATTTAATGAACCGGATGGATTTTTTCTTCCCCCTCCAAAACCAAGACTCCATGAATTATTTATCAAAAAAGGAGCTGACAAGGTCAATATTCCTGTGATCCCTTCGCGGCTTTCCATATTGACCCGGCCCATTAGCAATGATAGAGGAGTCTGCTTTTTTTGCAGACAGTGTAACCGGGGCTGCCAGGCTTATGCAGATTTTTCATCTGGAACCTGCCTGGTCAAGCCTGCCATGAAAAAAGGCAAGGTGGACCTTTTCACTTATGCTATGGTCAGGAAGGTCACCACCAATGAACGGGGCCTCGCCACAGGAGTATCCTATATCAGCAAAGTGGATATGAAGGAATACAAACTCCGCTCAAGAGTAGTAGTTTTGGGAGCCTCTGCCTGTGAATCGGCCAGGATTATGCTTAACTCCAAATCCAAAACCCACCCCAATGGCTTAGGAAATGGCAGTGGAGTGGTTGGAAGATATTTGCATGATAGCACAGGAGCAGACAGAATGGCCATTTTACCGGACCTGTTTGACCGGGAAAAATACAATGAAGATGGTGTGGGAGGAATGCATGTCTATACCCCCTGGTGGCTGGACAATAAAAAATTGGACTTTGCCCGTGGGTATCATATTGAATATTGGGGAGGAATGGGGATGCCGGGTTATGGTTTTGGTTTTGGGATGGACACAGTACGGCAATATATAAAGGATGAGTTTGGAAACCCTAGTCCTAATGGGGGATATGGCAAAGGGCTGAAAAAGGATATCAGAAGGTATTTTGGCACCTTGGTGGGTATGTCAGGCCGTGGAGAATGCATCCCGCGATACGAAAATTATTGCGAAATTGACACCAACACAGTCGATAAATATGGGATTCCGGTTCTAAAGTTCAATTATTCCTGGTCGGATCAGGAAATATTACAGGCCAAGCACATGCAGGAAACTTTTGAGGAAATCCTCACCAATTCTGGTGCTATTTTGTTAGGTCAAAAAGCAGGGCCAGAAAGTCAATATGGCCTTCATGCTCCCGGAAGAATCATCCACGAAGTAGGGACCACACGCATGGGAAAAGATCCTGGCACCTCAGTACTCAACAGCCATTGCCAAGCCCACGAGTGCAACAATCTTTTCGTAGTGGATGGAGGGCCATTTGTTTCCCAAGCTGACAAAAATCCCACCTGGACCATTTTGGCACTGGCCTGGAGAACTTCCGACCATATTATCAGTGAAATAAAAAAGAAAAACATTTAA
- a CDS encoding arylesterase: MEVKKKTSSQKTILFFGNSITAGFGIDKEKAFVGLIKSRIDSLGLGYEVINGGLSGETTASGLNRIDWFLEEKPDIFVLELGANDGLRGIKLSETKKNLEGIIESVREKYPDTKIILAGMQIPPNMGKEYTSTFKTIFPQIAEEKEVTLIPFLLDGVAGNPDLNQDDGIHPNIEGHQIIAQTVWEYLQPLL; the protein is encoded by the coding sequence ATGGAAGTTAAGAAAAAAACCAGCTCTCAAAAGACCATATTATTCTTTGGAAACAGCATTACGGCAGGATTTGGAATTGACAAAGAAAAAGCATTTGTGGGACTTATCAAATCCAGAATTGACAGTCTTGGTTTGGGTTATGAAGTAATTAATGGAGGGCTTAGCGGGGAAACTACAGCCAGTGGGCTAAACAGGATTGATTGGTTTTTGGAGGAGAAACCTGATATTTTTGTATTGGAACTGGGAGCCAATGATGGCCTGAGAGGAATCAAACTCTCGGAAACCAAAAAAAATCTGGAGGGGATCATAGAATCAGTCAGGGAAAAATATCCTGACACAAAAATTATTCTTGCGGGAATGCAAATCCCACCCAATATGGGCAAGGAATATACCTCCACTTTTAAGACCATATTTCCACAAATAGCCGAAGAAAAAGAAGTAACCTTAATCCCCTTTTTGTTGGATGGAGTGGCAGGAAATCCTGACCTGAACCAAGATGATGGAATCCATCCTAACATTGAAGGACATCAAATTATTGCCCAAACGGTTTGGGAATACCTTCAACCATTGCTTTAA